A single region of the Xenopus laevis strain J_2021 chromosome 4L, Xenopus_laevis_v10.1, whole genome shotgun sequence genome encodes:
- the LOC108704046 gene encoding IQ motif and SEC7 domain-containing protein 1 isoform X3, protein MEAAEPESGESPDRAAEYLQQLNRIIESQRGQLERQRGRIEELEGQLVKLATDHQRHLNNCPLRFDGEMTRSLRFVPQSSSSSLPSPPSPICIMDESYYPRASLESRSGISTEPLSVEGDVPGNESGSLDGTSSYHQGAITHSSSLSPDQYDHPPYGIYPVTPGQRSRRPKLQHSTSILRKQAEEDAIKRSRSLSESYELSSDLQDKQVEMLERKYGGRLVSRHAARTIQTAFRQYQMNKNFERLRSSMSENRMSRRIVLSNMRMQFSFEGPEKVHSSYFEGKQVSMSNDGTKMGRLVQSECGDRGEQTSMKSPAASSDFADAITELEDAFSRQVKSLAESIDDALNCRSLHTDEAQSADPIRGREIERSGSGQMKAAHNVDHRKLDEMTASYSDVTLYIDEEELSPPLPLSQSVDRTSSTDSELRLRSMNSQEYWSMTHKDDKLDTDTSCRSTPSLDCQDHRSRIDHLPLLTIEPPSDSSVDLSDRSERGSVKRQNVYERGIPNQQGSPKHIPHIPTKIIPRDEEQPRHRPRPIDAQLIINGTVNRQSKSESDYSDGDNDSINSTSNSNDTINCSSESSRDSLREQTLSKQTYHKETRNSWDSPAFSNDVIRKRHYRIGLNLFNKKPEKGVQYLIERGFVPDTPVGVAHFLLQRKGLSRQMIGEFLGNRQKQFNRDVLDCVVDEMDFSVMELDEALRKFQAHIRVQGEAQKVERLIEGFSQRYCMCNPGVVRQFRNPDTIFILAFAIILLNTDMYSPNVKPERKMKLEDFVKNLRGVDDGEDIPRETLVGIYERIRKRELKTNEDHVSQVQKVEKLIVGKKPIGSLHHGLGCVLSLPHRRLVCYCRLFEVPDPNKPQKLGLHQREIFLFNDLLVVTKIFQKKKNSVTYSFRQSFSLYGMQVLLFENQYYPNGIRLTSAIPGADIKVLINFNAPNPQDRKKFTDDLRESIAEVQEMEKYRIECKYKAELEKQKGVVRPSMSQSSSLKKESGNSALNRACLDDSYASGEGLKRSALSSSLRDLSEAGKRGRRSSAGSLDSNMEGSIISSPHIRRRTPSTRECPSRQSMPSSSSSLLGSLFGTKRGKPSSSSQGHLASSASQSQHPTLISHQRHSTGELVGPSEGQTQAQVHAQHSQYCHIQQNPPPYHHHHHYLPPQHLQQHQYHPVAQHTPYMQHAQHSHSSHPPLPPSAHSQHAQHHHSQQASSSSVSTKPKHSGISTIV, encoded by the exons TGTTGAGGGGGACGTTCCAGGGAATGAGAGCGGCTCACTAGACGGCACATCGAGTTACCACCAAGGGGCAATTACTCACAGTTCATCTCTAAGTCCAGATCAGTACGATCACCCCCCGTACGGCATTTACCCTGTGACTCCCGGCCAGAGATCCCGCCGGCCCAAACTACAACACTCCACCTCTATACTGCGCAAACAGGCCGAGGAGGACGCCATCAAACGGTCCCGGTCACTATCAGAGAGCTATGAGTTGTCTTCTGATCTGCAGGACAAGCAG GTGGAAATGCTTGAGCGCAAATATGGAGGCCGTCTCGTAAGCAGACATGCAGCGCGCACCATACAGACCGCATTCCGCCAGTATCAGATGAACAAGAACTTTGAGCGGCTCAGAAGTTCCATGTCGGAGAATCGCATGTCCCGGCGCATCGTTCTGTCCAACATGAGGATGCAGTTTTCCTTTGAAGGACCAGAGAAAGTCCACAGCTCGTACTTTGAGGGTAAACAGGTTTCCATGAGCAACGACGGCACAAAAATGGGGCGTCTGGTTCAGTCTGAATGTGGAGATCGAGGGGAGCAAACATCTATGAAATCTCCAGCGGCATCCAGCGACTTTGCTGACGCCATTACTGAGCTGGAGGACGCCTTCTCCCGGCAGGTCAAGTCCCTCGCCGAGTCCATAGACGACGCGCTCAATTGCCGCAGCCTCCACACGGACGAGGCCCAATCAGCCGATCCGATCAGGGGGCGGGAAATAGAGAGGAGCGGTTCCGGGCAGATGAAAGCAGCACATAATGTGGATCACAGGAAACTGGACGAAATGACGGCGTCCTACAGTGATGTCACTTTGTACATTGATGAGGAAGAACtgtctcctcctcttcctctctcacAGTCCGTAGACAGAACCTCTAGCACAGATTCCGAACTGAGACTCAGGTCTATGAACTCTCAAGAGTACTGGTCCATGACGCACAAGGATGATAAGTTGGACACGGACACCAGTTGCAGGAGCACCCCGTCTCTGGATTGCCAAGACCACCGGTCACGGATAGACCACCTACCTTTACTCACCATCGAGCCTCCCAGCGACAGTTCCGTGGATCTCAGCGATCGTTCCGAACGAGGGTCCGTTAAAAGACAAAACGTGTATGAAAGAGGGATCCCCAATCAGCAGGGGAGTCCCAAACACATCCCCCATATCCCCACTAAGATTATACCCCGAGACGAGGAACAGCCCCGCCACAGGCCCCGGCCCATAGACGCCCAGTTGATTATTAACGGCACCGTCAATCGACAGAGTAAGTCTGAGTCGGATTATTCCGACGGGGACAATGACAGTATCAATAGCACTTCCAACTCCAACGACACCATCAACTGCAGCTCCGAGTCGTCTCGGGACAGTCTCCGGGAACAGACACTCAGCAAACAGACTTACCACAAGGAGACGCGCAACAGCTGGGACTCGCCTGCGTTCAGCAATGATGTCATCAGGAAACGCCACTATCGGATTGGCTTAAATCTCTTCAACAA GAAGCCGGAGAAGGGGGTCCAGTACCTGATAGAGAGGGGCTTCGTGCCGGACACACCCGTCGGGGTCGCACATTTCCTCCTGCAGAGAAAGGGACTGAGCCGACAGATGATCGGAGAATTTCTGGGTAATCGGCAGAAACAATTCAACAGGGACGTCCTGGA CTGCGTGGTGGATGAAATGGACTTTTCCGTGATGGAACTCGATGAAGCTCTCAGAAAATTTCAGGCTCATATTCGGGTACAGGGAGAGGCCCAGAAGGTGGAACGTTTAATTGAAGGCTTTAG CCAACGATACTGTATGTGTAACCCCGGGGTGGTCAGACAATTCCGGAACCCCGACACCATCTTCATCTTAGCGTTCGCCATCATCCTCCTCAATACGGACATGTACAGCCCCAACGTCAAACCCGAGCGCAAGATGAAATTAGAGGATTTTGTGAAAAACTTACGAG GGGTGGATGATGGGGAGGACATCCCGCGGGAAACTCTGGTTGGGATTTACGAGCGGATCCGCAAGCGGGAGCTGAAGACAAACGAGGATCACGTGTCGCAGGTGCAGAAAGTGGAAAAACTGATCGTTGGGAAGAAGCCG ATCGGATCCTTGCACCATGGACTGGGCTGT GTTCTCTCGTTACCTCACCGCAGGCTCGTCTGTTACTGTCGACTTTTCGAGGTTCCAGATCCAAATAAACCCCAGAAACTGGGTCTGCACCAGCGGGAAATCTTCCTGTTTAATGACCTGCTTGTG GTCACAAAGATTttccagaagaagaaaaattCTGTGACTTACAGTTTCCGGCAGTCGTTTTCCCTTTATGGAATGCAAGTTCTTCTGTTTGAGAATCAAT ATTACCCTAACGGCATTCGTCTCACCTCGGCCATCCCTGGTGCAGACATTAAGGTTCTCATCAACTTCAACGCCCCAAATCCTCAGGATCGAAAGAAATTCACGGATGATTTGCGAGAGTCCATAGCTGAGGTTCAAGAGATGGAAAAGTACAGAATAGAGTGTAAGTACAAAG CGGAGTTAGAAAAGCAAAAGGGAGTGGTGCGGCCCAGCATGTCCCAGAGCTCCAGCCTGAAGAAGGAGTCCGGTAACAGCGCTCTGAACAGGGCGTGTCTAGACGACAGCTACGCCTCAGGGGAGGGGCTAAAACGCAGCGCTCTAAGCAGCTCTCTCAGGGACCTCTCGGAAGCAG gcaagcgTGGGAGACGCAGCAGTGCAGGATCGCTAGACAGCAATATGGAA GGGTCCATCATTAGCAGCCCTCACATACGCCGACGAACCCCATCTACACGGGAGTGCCCATCTCGCCAGAGCATGCCTAGCTCTTCCTCCTCCCTCTTAGGCTCTTTGTTTGGCACAAAACGGGGCAAACCTTCTTCTTCGTCCCAAGGCCACTTGGCTTCCAGCGCATCCCAGTCGCAGCACCCGACTCTGATCTCCCATCAACGTCACTCAACGGGGGAACTGGTAGGGCCGTCTGAAGGCCAAACCCAGGCACAAGTACACGCTCAGCACTCCCAGTATTGTCACATACagcaaaaccctcctccctaccatcatcatcatcactatctGCCCCCTCAGCACCTTCAGCAGCACCAGTACCACCCCGTGGCACAGCACACCCCCTATATGCAACATGCACAACATTCCCACTCTTCCCACCCACCCCTCCCTCCCTCTGCAcattcccagcatgcacagcaccACCACAGCCAGCAGGCCTCCTCCTCATCTGTAAGCACCAAACCAAAACACAGCGGGATCAGTACAATAGTCTAG
- the LOC108704046 gene encoding IQ motif and SEC7 domain-containing protein 1 isoform X2 has translation MEAAEPESGESPDRAAEYLQQLNRIIESQRGQLERQRGRIEELEGQLVKLATDHQRHLNNCPLRFDGEMTRSLRFVPQSSSSSLPSPPSPICIMDESYYPRASLESRSGISTEPLSVEGDVPGNESGSLDGTSSYHQGAITHSSSLSPDQYDHPPYGIYPVTPGQRSRRPKLQHSTSILRKQAEEDAIKRSRSLSESYELSSDLQDKQVEMLERKYGGRLVSRHAARTIQTAFRQYQMNKNFERLRSSMSENRMSRRIVLSNMRMQFSFEGPEKVHSSYFEGKQVSMSNDGTKMGRLVQSECGDRGEQTSMKSPAASSDFADAITELEDAFSRQVKSLAESIDDALNCRSLHTDEAQSADPIRGREIERSGSGQMKAAHNVDHRKLDEMTASYSDVTLYIDEEELSPPLPLSQSVDRTSSTDSELRLRSMNSQEYWSMTHKDDKLDTDTSCRSTPSLDCQDHRSRIDHLPLLTIEPPSDSSVDLSDRSERGSVKRQNVYERGIPNQQGSPKHIPHIPTKIIPRDEEQPRHRPRPIDAQLIINGTVNRQSKSESDYSDGDNDSINSTSNSNDTINCSSESSRDSLREQTLSKQTYHKETRNSWDSPAFSNDVIRKRHYRIGLNLFNKKPEKGVQYLIERGFVPDTPVGVAHFLLQRKGLSRQMIGEFLGNRQKQFNRDVLDCVVDEMDFSVMELDEALRKFQAHIRVQGEAQKVERLIEGFSQRYCMCNPGVVRQFRNPDTIFILAFAIILLNTDMYSPNVKPERKMKLEDFVKNLRGVDDGEDIPRETLVGIYERIRKRELKTNEDHVSQVQKVEKLIVGKKPIGSLHHGLGCVLSLPHRRLVCYCRLFEVPDPNKPQKLGLHQREIFLFNDLLVVTKIFQKKKNSVTYSFRQSFSLYGMQVLLFENQYYPNGIRLTSAIPGADIKVLINFNAPNPQDRKKFTDDLRESIAEVQEMEKYRIESELEKQKGVVRPSMSQSSSLKKESGNSALNRACLDDSYASGEGLKRSALSSSLRDLSEAVFDLLFGNSPLHPSKRGRRSSAGSLDSNMEGSIISSPHIRRRTPSTRECPSRQSMPSSSSSLLGSLFGTKRGKPSSSSQGHLASSASQSQHPTLISHQRHSTGELVGPSEGQTQAQVHAQHSQYCHIQQNPPPYHHHHHYLPPQHLQQHQYHPVAQHTPYMQHAQHSHSSHPPLPPSAHSQHAQHHHSQQASSSSVSTKPKHSGISTIV, from the exons TGTTGAGGGGGACGTTCCAGGGAATGAGAGCGGCTCACTAGACGGCACATCGAGTTACCACCAAGGGGCAATTACTCACAGTTCATCTCTAAGTCCAGATCAGTACGATCACCCCCCGTACGGCATTTACCCTGTGACTCCCGGCCAGAGATCCCGCCGGCCCAAACTACAACACTCCACCTCTATACTGCGCAAACAGGCCGAGGAGGACGCCATCAAACGGTCCCGGTCACTATCAGAGAGCTATGAGTTGTCTTCTGATCTGCAGGACAAGCAG GTGGAAATGCTTGAGCGCAAATATGGAGGCCGTCTCGTAAGCAGACATGCAGCGCGCACCATACAGACCGCATTCCGCCAGTATCAGATGAACAAGAACTTTGAGCGGCTCAGAAGTTCCATGTCGGAGAATCGCATGTCCCGGCGCATCGTTCTGTCCAACATGAGGATGCAGTTTTCCTTTGAAGGACCAGAGAAAGTCCACAGCTCGTACTTTGAGGGTAAACAGGTTTCCATGAGCAACGACGGCACAAAAATGGGGCGTCTGGTTCAGTCTGAATGTGGAGATCGAGGGGAGCAAACATCTATGAAATCTCCAGCGGCATCCAGCGACTTTGCTGACGCCATTACTGAGCTGGAGGACGCCTTCTCCCGGCAGGTCAAGTCCCTCGCCGAGTCCATAGACGACGCGCTCAATTGCCGCAGCCTCCACACGGACGAGGCCCAATCAGCCGATCCGATCAGGGGGCGGGAAATAGAGAGGAGCGGTTCCGGGCAGATGAAAGCAGCACATAATGTGGATCACAGGAAACTGGACGAAATGACGGCGTCCTACAGTGATGTCACTTTGTACATTGATGAGGAAGAACtgtctcctcctcttcctctctcacAGTCCGTAGACAGAACCTCTAGCACAGATTCCGAACTGAGACTCAGGTCTATGAACTCTCAAGAGTACTGGTCCATGACGCACAAGGATGATAAGTTGGACACGGACACCAGTTGCAGGAGCACCCCGTCTCTGGATTGCCAAGACCACCGGTCACGGATAGACCACCTACCTTTACTCACCATCGAGCCTCCCAGCGACAGTTCCGTGGATCTCAGCGATCGTTCCGAACGAGGGTCCGTTAAAAGACAAAACGTGTATGAAAGAGGGATCCCCAATCAGCAGGGGAGTCCCAAACACATCCCCCATATCCCCACTAAGATTATACCCCGAGACGAGGAACAGCCCCGCCACAGGCCCCGGCCCATAGACGCCCAGTTGATTATTAACGGCACCGTCAATCGACAGAGTAAGTCTGAGTCGGATTATTCCGACGGGGACAATGACAGTATCAATAGCACTTCCAACTCCAACGACACCATCAACTGCAGCTCCGAGTCGTCTCGGGACAGTCTCCGGGAACAGACACTCAGCAAACAGACTTACCACAAGGAGACGCGCAACAGCTGGGACTCGCCTGCGTTCAGCAATGATGTCATCAGGAAACGCCACTATCGGATTGGCTTAAATCTCTTCAACAA GAAGCCGGAGAAGGGGGTCCAGTACCTGATAGAGAGGGGCTTCGTGCCGGACACACCCGTCGGGGTCGCACATTTCCTCCTGCAGAGAAAGGGACTGAGCCGACAGATGATCGGAGAATTTCTGGGTAATCGGCAGAAACAATTCAACAGGGACGTCCTGGA CTGCGTGGTGGATGAAATGGACTTTTCCGTGATGGAACTCGATGAAGCTCTCAGAAAATTTCAGGCTCATATTCGGGTACAGGGAGAGGCCCAGAAGGTGGAACGTTTAATTGAAGGCTTTAG CCAACGATACTGTATGTGTAACCCCGGGGTGGTCAGACAATTCCGGAACCCCGACACCATCTTCATCTTAGCGTTCGCCATCATCCTCCTCAATACGGACATGTACAGCCCCAACGTCAAACCCGAGCGCAAGATGAAATTAGAGGATTTTGTGAAAAACTTACGAG GGGTGGATGATGGGGAGGACATCCCGCGGGAAACTCTGGTTGGGATTTACGAGCGGATCCGCAAGCGGGAGCTGAAGACAAACGAGGATCACGTGTCGCAGGTGCAGAAAGTGGAAAAACTGATCGTTGGGAAGAAGCCG ATCGGATCCTTGCACCATGGACTGGGCTGT GTTCTCTCGTTACCTCACCGCAGGCTCGTCTGTTACTGTCGACTTTTCGAGGTTCCAGATCCAAATAAACCCCAGAAACTGGGTCTGCACCAGCGGGAAATCTTCCTGTTTAATGACCTGCTTGTG GTCACAAAGATTttccagaagaagaaaaattCTGTGACTTACAGTTTCCGGCAGTCGTTTTCCCTTTATGGAATGCAAGTTCTTCTGTTTGAGAATCAAT ATTACCCTAACGGCATTCGTCTCACCTCGGCCATCCCTGGTGCAGACATTAAGGTTCTCATCAACTTCAACGCCCCAAATCCTCAGGATCGAAAGAAATTCACGGATGATTTGCGAGAGTCCATAGCTGAGGTTCAAGAGATGGAAAAGTACAGAATAGAGT CGGAGTTAGAAAAGCAAAAGGGAGTGGTGCGGCCCAGCATGTCCCAGAGCTCCAGCCTGAAGAAGGAGTCCGGTAACAGCGCTCTGAACAGGGCGTGTCTAGACGACAGCTACGCCTCAGGGGAGGGGCTAAAACGCAGCGCTCTAAGCAGCTCTCTCAGGGACCTCTCGGAAGCAG TCTTTGATCTCTTGTTTGGAAACAGCCCTTTGCATCCAA gcaagcgTGGGAGACGCAGCAGTGCAGGATCGCTAGACAGCAATATGGAA GGGTCCATCATTAGCAGCCCTCACATACGCCGACGAACCCCATCTACACGGGAGTGCCCATCTCGCCAGAGCATGCCTAGCTCTTCCTCCTCCCTCTTAGGCTCTTTGTTTGGCACAAAACGGGGCAAACCTTCTTCTTCGTCCCAAGGCCACTTGGCTTCCAGCGCATCCCAGTCGCAGCACCCGACTCTGATCTCCCATCAACGTCACTCAACGGGGGAACTGGTAGGGCCGTCTGAAGGCCAAACCCAGGCACAAGTACACGCTCAGCACTCCCAGTATTGTCACATACagcaaaaccctcctccctaccatcatcatcatcactatctGCCCCCTCAGCACCTTCAGCAGCACCAGTACCACCCCGTGGCACAGCACACCCCCTATATGCAACATGCACAACATTCCCACTCTTCCCACCCACCCCTCCCTCCCTCTGCAcattcccagcatgcacagcaccACCACAGCCAGCAGGCCTCCTCCTCATCTGTAAGCACCAAACCAAAACACAGCGGGATCAGTACAATAGTCTAG
- the LOC108704046 gene encoding IQ motif and SEC7 domain-containing protein 1 isoform X8, whose translation MKGDGGALWNLMWKYCISVRTISVEGDVPGNESGSLDGTSSYHQGAITHSSSLSPDQYDHPPYGIYPVTPGQRSRRPKLQHSTSILRKQAEEDAIKRSRSLSESYELSSDLQDKQVEMLERKYGGRLVSRHAARTIQTAFRQYQMNKNFERLRSSMSENRMSRRIVLSNMRMQFSFEGPEKVHSSYFEGKQVSMSNDGTKMGRLVQSECGDRGEQTSMKSPAASSDFADAITELEDAFSRQVKSLAESIDDALNCRSLHTDEAQSADPIRGREIERSGSGQMKAAHNVDHRKLDEMTASYSDVTLYIDEEELSPPLPLSQSVDRTSSTDSELRLRSMNSQEYWSMTHKDDKLDTDTSCRSTPSLDCQDHRSRIDHLPLLTIEPPSDSSVDLSDRSERGSVKRQNVYERGIPNQQGSPKHIPHIPTKIIPRDEEQPRHRPRPIDAQLIINGTVNRQSKSESDYSDGDNDSINSTSNSNDTINCSSESSRDSLREQTLSKQTYHKETRNSWDSPAFSNDVIRKRHYRIGLNLFNKKPEKGVQYLIERGFVPDTPVGVAHFLLQRKGLSRQMIGEFLGNRQKQFNRDVLDCVVDEMDFSVMELDEALRKFQAHIRVQGEAQKVERLIEGFSQRYCMCNPGVVRQFRNPDTIFILAFAIILLNTDMYSPNVKPERKMKLEDFVKNLRGVDDGEDIPRETLVGIYERIRKRELKTNEDHVSQVQKVEKLIVGKKPIGSLHHGLGCVLSLPHRRLVCYCRLFEVPDPNKPQKLGLHQREIFLFNDLLVVTKIFQKKKNSVTYSFRQSFSLYGMQVLLFENQYYPNGIRLTSAIPGADIKVLINFNAPNPQDRKKFTDDLRESIAEVQEMEKYRIECKYKAELEKQKGVVRPSMSQSSSLKKESGNSALNRACLDDSYASGEGLKRSALSSSLRDLSEAVFDLLFGNSPLHPSKRGRRSSAGSLDSNMEGSIISSPHIRRRTPSTRECPSRQSMPSSSSSLLGSLFGTKRGKPSSSSQGHLASSASQSQHPTLISHQRHSTGELVGPSEGQTQAQVHAQHSQYCHIQQNPPPYHHHHHYLPPQHLQQHQYHPVAQHTPYMQHAQHSHSSHPPLPPSAHSQHAQHHHSQQASSSSVSTKPKHSGISTIV comes from the exons TGTTGAGGGGGACGTTCCAGGGAATGAGAGCGGCTCACTAGACGGCACATCGAGTTACCACCAAGGGGCAATTACTCACAGTTCATCTCTAAGTCCAGATCAGTACGATCACCCCCCGTACGGCATTTACCCTGTGACTCCCGGCCAGAGATCCCGCCGGCCCAAACTACAACACTCCACCTCTATACTGCGCAAACAGGCCGAGGAGGACGCCATCAAACGGTCCCGGTCACTATCAGAGAGCTATGAGTTGTCTTCTGATCTGCAGGACAAGCAG GTGGAAATGCTTGAGCGCAAATATGGAGGCCGTCTCGTAAGCAGACATGCAGCGCGCACCATACAGACCGCATTCCGCCAGTATCAGATGAACAAGAACTTTGAGCGGCTCAGAAGTTCCATGTCGGAGAATCGCATGTCCCGGCGCATCGTTCTGTCCAACATGAGGATGCAGTTTTCCTTTGAAGGACCAGAGAAAGTCCACAGCTCGTACTTTGAGGGTAAACAGGTTTCCATGAGCAACGACGGCACAAAAATGGGGCGTCTGGTTCAGTCTGAATGTGGAGATCGAGGGGAGCAAACATCTATGAAATCTCCAGCGGCATCCAGCGACTTTGCTGACGCCATTACTGAGCTGGAGGACGCCTTCTCCCGGCAGGTCAAGTCCCTCGCCGAGTCCATAGACGACGCGCTCAATTGCCGCAGCCTCCACACGGACGAGGCCCAATCAGCCGATCCGATCAGGGGGCGGGAAATAGAGAGGAGCGGTTCCGGGCAGATGAAAGCAGCACATAATGTGGATCACAGGAAACTGGACGAAATGACGGCGTCCTACAGTGATGTCACTTTGTACATTGATGAGGAAGAACtgtctcctcctcttcctctctcacAGTCCGTAGACAGAACCTCTAGCACAGATTCCGAACTGAGACTCAGGTCTATGAACTCTCAAGAGTACTGGTCCATGACGCACAAGGATGATAAGTTGGACACGGACACCAGTTGCAGGAGCACCCCGTCTCTGGATTGCCAAGACCACCGGTCACGGATAGACCACCTACCTTTACTCACCATCGAGCCTCCCAGCGACAGTTCCGTGGATCTCAGCGATCGTTCCGAACGAGGGTCCGTTAAAAGACAAAACGTGTATGAAAGAGGGATCCCCAATCAGCAGGGGAGTCCCAAACACATCCCCCATATCCCCACTAAGATTATACCCCGAGACGAGGAACAGCCCCGCCACAGGCCCCGGCCCATAGACGCCCAGTTGATTATTAACGGCACCGTCAATCGACAGAGTAAGTCTGAGTCGGATTATTCCGACGGGGACAATGACAGTATCAATAGCACTTCCAACTCCAACGACACCATCAACTGCAGCTCCGAGTCGTCTCGGGACAGTCTCCGGGAACAGACACTCAGCAAACAGACTTACCACAAGGAGACGCGCAACAGCTGGGACTCGCCTGCGTTCAGCAATGATGTCATCAGGAAACGCCACTATCGGATTGGCTTAAATCTCTTCAACAA GAAGCCGGAGAAGGGGGTCCAGTACCTGATAGAGAGGGGCTTCGTGCCGGACACACCCGTCGGGGTCGCACATTTCCTCCTGCAGAGAAAGGGACTGAGCCGACAGATGATCGGAGAATTTCTGGGTAATCGGCAGAAACAATTCAACAGGGACGTCCTGGA CTGCGTGGTGGATGAAATGGACTTTTCCGTGATGGAACTCGATGAAGCTCTCAGAAAATTTCAGGCTCATATTCGGGTACAGGGAGAGGCCCAGAAGGTGGAACGTTTAATTGAAGGCTTTAG CCAACGATACTGTATGTGTAACCCCGGGGTGGTCAGACAATTCCGGAACCCCGACACCATCTTCATCTTAGCGTTCGCCATCATCCTCCTCAATACGGACATGTACAGCCCCAACGTCAAACCCGAGCGCAAGATGAAATTAGAGGATTTTGTGAAAAACTTACGAG GGGTGGATGATGGGGAGGACATCCCGCGGGAAACTCTGGTTGGGATTTACGAGCGGATCCGCAAGCGGGAGCTGAAGACAAACGAGGATCACGTGTCGCAGGTGCAGAAAGTGGAAAAACTGATCGTTGGGAAGAAGCCG ATCGGATCCTTGCACCATGGACTGGGCTGT GTTCTCTCGTTACCTCACCGCAGGCTCGTCTGTTACTGTCGACTTTTCGAGGTTCCAGATCCAAATAAACCCCAGAAACTGGGTCTGCACCAGCGGGAAATCTTCCTGTTTAATGACCTGCTTGTG GTCACAAAGATTttccagaagaagaaaaattCTGTGACTTACAGTTTCCGGCAGTCGTTTTCCCTTTATGGAATGCAAGTTCTTCTGTTTGAGAATCAAT ATTACCCTAACGGCATTCGTCTCACCTCGGCCATCCCTGGTGCAGACATTAAGGTTCTCATCAACTTCAACGCCCCAAATCCTCAGGATCGAAAGAAATTCACGGATGATTTGCGAGAGTCCATAGCTGAGGTTCAAGAGATGGAAAAGTACAGAATAGAGTGTAAGTACAAAG CGGAGTTAGAAAAGCAAAAGGGAGTGGTGCGGCCCAGCATGTCCCAGAGCTCCAGCCTGAAGAAGGAGTCCGGTAACAGCGCTCTGAACAGGGCGTGTCTAGACGACAGCTACGCCTCAGGGGAGGGGCTAAAACGCAGCGCTCTAAGCAGCTCTCTCAGGGACCTCTCGGAAGCAG TCTTTGATCTCTTGTTTGGAAACAGCCCTTTGCATCCAA gcaagcgTGGGAGACGCAGCAGTGCAGGATCGCTAGACAGCAATATGGAA GGGTCCATCATTAGCAGCCCTCACATACGCCGACGAACCCCATCTACACGGGAGTGCCCATCTCGCCAGAGCATGCCTAGCTCTTCCTCCTCCCTCTTAGGCTCTTTGTTTGGCACAAAACGGGGCAAACCTTCTTCTTCGTCCCAAGGCCACTTGGCTTCCAGCGCATCCCAGTCGCAGCACCCGACTCTGATCTCCCATCAACGTCACTCAACGGGGGAACTGGTAGGGCCGTCTGAAGGCCAAACCCAGGCACAAGTACACGCTCAGCACTCCCAGTATTGTCACATACagcaaaaccctcctccctaccatcatcatcatcactatctGCCCCCTCAGCACCTTCAGCAGCACCAGTACCACCCCGTGGCACAGCACACCCCCTATATGCAACATGCACAACATTCCCACTCTTCCCACCCACCCCTCCCTCCCTCTGCAcattcccagcatgcacagcaccACCACAGCCAGCAGGCCTCCTCCTCATCTGTAAGCACCAAACCAAAACACAGCGGGATCAGTACAATAGTCTAG